The Manis javanica isolate MJ-LG chromosome 2, MJ_LKY, whole genome shotgun sequence genome contains a region encoding:
- the CKS2 gene encoding cyclin-dependent kinases regulatory subunit 2, with amino-acid sequence MAHKQIYYSDKYFDEHYEYRHVMLPRELSKQVPKTHLMSEEEWRRLGVQQSLGWVHYMIHEPEPHILLFRRPLPKDQQK; translated from the exons ATGGCCCACAAGCAGATCTACTACTCCGACAAGTACTTCGACGAGCACTACGAGTACCG GCACGTCATGTTACCCAGAGAACTTTCCAAACAAGTACCCAAAACCCATCTGATGTCTGAAGAGGAGTGGAGGAGACTTGGTGTACAACAGAGTCTAGGCTGGGTTCATTACATGATTCATGAGCCAG AACCACATATTCTTCTCTTCAGACGACCTCTTCCAAAAGATCAACAAAAATGA